From Streptomyces griseorubiginosus, one genomic window encodes:
- a CDS encoding GNAT family N-acetyltransferase: protein MNRALPVVRLRVPTDEDAVAWHRVFDDPDVMEFHGGKSAELSVYEELTARQRRHDAELGFCLWTMVDESGRVIGFTGAQPWPRDWGPTGEIEIGWRLGREFWGKGYATVAARMTLERLRAAGVTDVVAMVRPGNERSIAVTKRLGMDLAETYPHPQLPEEALCFRLSLRDGDPA from the coding sequence GTGAACCGAGCTCTGCCCGTAGTACGGCTCCGTGTCCCCACCGACGAGGACGCCGTCGCCTGGCACCGGGTCTTCGACGACCCGGACGTCATGGAGTTCCACGGCGGCAAGTCCGCGGAGCTGTCCGTCTACGAGGAGCTCACCGCGCGCCAGCGGCGGCACGACGCCGAGCTGGGTTTCTGCCTGTGGACCATGGTCGACGAGAGCGGCCGGGTCATCGGTTTCACCGGCGCGCAGCCCTGGCCGCGGGACTGGGGGCCGACCGGTGAGATCGAGATCGGCTGGCGGCTCGGGCGGGAGTTCTGGGGCAAGGGGTACGCCACCGTGGCCGCGCGGATGACGCTGGAGCGGCTCCGGGCGGCGGGCGTCACCGACGTGGTGGCGATGGTCAGACCCGGCAACGAACGGTCGATCGCGGTCACCAAGCGCCTCGGTATGGACCTCGCGGAGACGTATCCGCACCCGCAGCTCCCGGAAGAGGCCCTCTGCTTCCGGCTCTCCCTCCGAGACGGTGACCCAGCGTAG
- a CDS encoding PASTA domain-containing protein: MRVPRLVGLMAVDARETAQAQGLFINAPDRKDFHQAVVDYVVRQYPQPGAEVPRESMVYVWFDFGPGEGGGGVHEPRVPRSPSGGLQRELDEPGDPYHVRCTTGLG; this comes from the coding sequence GTGCGCGTACCGCGTCTGGTCGGACTCATGGCAGTGGACGCGCGTGAGACGGCCCAGGCGCAGGGCCTGTTCATCAATGCGCCGGACCGCAAGGACTTCCATCAGGCCGTCGTCGACTATGTCGTACGTCAGTACCCGCAGCCCGGTGCCGAGGTGCCGCGGGAGTCGATGGTGTACGTCTGGTTCGACTTCGGTCCCGGAGAGGGCGGCGGAGGCGTCCACGAGCCCCGCGTCCCGAGGTCCCCGAGCGGCGGCCTCCAGCGCGAACTGGACGAGCCGGGCGACCCGTACCACGTCCGCTGTACGACGGGACTCGGCTGA
- a CDS encoding demethylmenaquinone methyltransferase, protein MTRASLNKQPHEVASMFDDVAERYDLTNDVLSLGQDRAWRKEVAKAVDARPAQKVLDLAAGTATSSLPFARTGAYVVPCDFSLGMLRVGKKNHPWLPLTAGDATRLPFKDDTFDAVTISFGLRNVQDTDAALREMYRVTKPGGRVVICEFSHPTWAPFRTVYTEYLMRALPPVARAVSSNPDAYVYLAESIRAWPDQPALAERLQKAGWSKVAWRNLTGGIVALHRGVKES, encoded by the coding sequence GTGACCCGCGCTTCCCTGAACAAGCAGCCGCACGAAGTCGCCTCGATGTTCGACGACGTGGCGGAACGGTACGACCTGACCAACGACGTGCTCTCGCTCGGCCAGGACCGGGCGTGGCGCAAGGAGGTCGCCAAGGCGGTCGACGCCCGTCCCGCGCAGAAGGTCCTGGACCTGGCGGCGGGCACGGCCACCTCCTCGCTGCCCTTCGCGCGCACGGGCGCGTACGTCGTCCCCTGCGACTTCTCCCTCGGCATGCTCAGGGTCGGCAAGAAGAACCACCCCTGGCTGCCGCTCACGGCCGGCGACGCGACGAGGCTGCCCTTCAAGGACGACACCTTCGACGCCGTCACCATCTCCTTCGGGCTGCGCAACGTCCAGGACACCGATGCCGCCCTGCGCGAGATGTACCGGGTGACCAAGCCCGGCGGCCGGGTCGTGATCTGCGAGTTCTCGCATCCCACCTGGGCGCCCTTCCGCACGGTCTACACCGAGTACCTGATGCGCGCCCTGCCGCCGGTGGCCCGCGCGGTCTCCTCCAACCCCGACGCCTACGTCTACCTCGCCGAGTCCATCCGCGCCTGGCCCGACCAGCCGGCCCTGGCCGAACGCCTCCAGAAGGCGGGCTGGTCGAAGGTGGCGTGGCGCAACCTCACGGGCGGGATCGTGGCCCTGCACCGGGGCGTCAAGGAGAGCTGA